The region TTTACACCCCTGGGAGATTTGAGACAAGAGAATGGGCCTTTGTGAACGTCGATTCCATTCCGGAATTTATCATGCACAGGCACATCGCATTTCAAAACGAAATTGAACTCAGGGGTTACCTTATGAAGAACACACCGCTCCATGCATATTTCTCATCTGCATACTATGAAAAACCGGATGCAGAAAAAATGGACGATAAGGGATGGAAGGGGGCAGACCTCATATTTGACATTGATGCTGACCACCTGCCCAGGGGTGGCCTTGAAGAGGCGAAAAAGCAGATTGTAAGGCTTTATGACCTGCTGGAATCCGATTTCGGGATTGAGGATATGATGCTTGTGTTCTCGGGGGGAAGGGGATACCACATACACGTCCATGATGAGGAATTTCTCGCTCTCGGCTCCGCTGAGAGGAGAGAGATAGTGGATTATGTATCTCTAAATGGGGTTTCGTACGATAATCTCATGCTTCAGTCAACCCAGTATTCGAGGATATCCGGCTGTATGGCAAAAATTCTCGAGAACGCAATAAAGAGGGATCTGCTTACTGAGATTTTCAGGATAAAGAAGAAAACTGCCGATAATCTGAAGGATATTTTTGCCAGAAACAGGGAGAAAATATACTCCGGAGATTTCAGAACATTGCCCAGAACAGTCAGGAAATCGATGGAGATCGTTTTTGAAAAGTGTGTGGATGCAATAAGGGTCCACGTGGACCCACCTGTTACCGCTGACGTTAAGAGGTTGATCAGGCTCCCCGGGTCGCTTCACGGAAAAACGTCGTTGAGAGTTACACCTCTCGACAGAGACGGCATCGAGGAGTTTGAACCCTTCAGGGATGCTGTCGTGTTTGGAGATGAGCAGGTTAGAGTCAGAGTGCTCAGCAATGTAAAGTTTAAATTGAAAGGCGAGGAATTCAGACTCAGGGCGGGCAAACATGAGCTGCCGGAATACGCAGCAGTATTCCTGATATGTAGGAACAGGGCACTTTACGGGTGGTGATCATGAATATTGATGATCTGCTGATACTGATTGAGAAGAGCAGAGAAAAGATTGAAAAAATTGAGGAAGACCTTTATTTCAGAATTAAGGAGCGAATTGACGAGCTTAATCAGCTCAGAAAAGAAGCGGATGACGATGAGTTTACGAAAATCGATGAAGAACTGAGAACACTCAAGAGAATTCAGAAAAGGATTTTCGAGATGAGAACCTTCAAGATAATCAAACTTGCCTGGGCGGACATCTGTGAGACTGAAAGCGGGATCGAGGGCAGAGAGAACCTGATTGAAGTTGAGAGAGAGTTTTACAGAAAGCTGAGAGACCTTCTGACCGACTTCCGGAAATCGGTTATTGAAGGTCAGCCCGTTCACGAGTCGGCAGAAGAATTGCCTGATTCTGAGAGGGTTCTGGTAAGAGTAAGGCAGGATGTGCCTGAATTCGAGGGTGTTGATGGAAAAACATATAAATTGAGAAGGGAGGATGTGGTATTGATTCCCTCCCTTAATGCTAACGCGTTAATCAAAAGCGGAGTTGCTGAAAAAATAGAGGTGAAAAGATGAAGTATCCGAAAAAGGTCAAGACATATTGCAAATACTGCAACAAGCATACTGTTCATGAAGTGGAAAGGGTAAGCAAGGGTAGGCAGAGTTCGCTCAGATGGATTAACAGGCAAAAGAAAAGGAGAGGCAAGGTTGGTAACCTCGGAAAGTTCAGCAAGGTTCCTGGTGGAGACAAGCCCACAAAGAAGGTGAACATCAGATGGAGATGCACCGAGTGCGGTAAGGCAGAACATCGCCCCACCTGGAGAGCCAAGAGGTTTGAACTTGTGGGGTGATGCGGCATGAAC is a window of Geoglobus acetivorans DNA encoding:
- the priS gene encoding DNA primase catalytic subunit PriS, whose product is MDTITKSYLKQKFSEYYSRNGVYTPGRFETREWAFVNVDSIPEFIMHRHIAFQNEIELRGYLMKNTPLHAYFSSAYYEKPDAEKMDDKGWKGADLIFDIDADHLPRGGLEEAKKQIVRLYDLLESDFGIEDMMLVFSGGRGYHIHVHDEEFLALGSAERREIVDYVSLNGVSYDNLMLQSTQYSRISGCMAKILENAIKRDLLTEIFRIKKKTADNLKDIFARNREKIYSGDFRTLPRTVRKSMEIVFEKCVDAIRVHVDPPVTADVKRLIRLPGSLHGKTSLRVTPLDRDGIEEFEPFRDAVVFGDEQVRVRVLSNVKFKLKGEEFRLRAGKHELPEYAAVFLICRNRALYGW
- a CDS encoding 50S ribosomal protein L44e; this encodes MKYPKKVKTYCKYCNKHTVHEVERVSKGRQSSLRWINRQKKRRGKVGNLGKFSKVPGGDKPTKKVNIRWRCTECGKAEHRPTWRAKRFELVG